The Candidatus Goldiibacteriota bacterium sequence GCGTTTTTGTGCAGGTGGGCCGGAAGCAAGTTAAGGCTTACTATAAACGGCGGGGTTCAAAGTTACGCGCTGATAATATTCGGCGGGCTGGTGCTTATAGCGGCGGTTTTTGCCGTATGGAATCCGGACGCACTGAAGCTTTTGGGAGGCAGATAAATGGCAGAGTTTCTTGGCACAATACCTTTTCTTACAATAATTTACCTTATGCCGCTATGCGCGGTTATTGCGCTTTTCTTCATTCCGGGAAGTAATCATAAAGCGGTTAAAATTGTATCGCTTGTGTTCTCCGTGATTTCATTCATTTTTTCCGTAATACTGTTTATTTCATATGATTACAAAAAGGGCGGGCTTCAGTTTGTGGAGCGTATGGACTGGATACCCTCTATAGGCGTTAATTACTTCATGGGTGTAAACGGAATCAACGTGGCGCTTGTGCTTTTAACGGGGATAATAATCACCGCCGGCATACTTGCAAGCTGGGACTTAAACAACAGGCCTAAAGAATTTTTCATACTGCTTTTGACGCTGACAACCGGCGTTTATGGCGTGTTTATGACGTACAACCTTTTTCTTTTCTTCTTTTTCTATGAAATCGCAGTTTTGCCCATGTACCTTCTTATAGGCATCTGGGGAACAGGGGATAAGGAATACGCGGCGATGAAACTGACTTTATATCTGCTTGTGGGTTCCGCCCTTATACTTGCGGGCCTTCTTGGTATTTACTTTGCCACCGGCATGCACACTTTTGATTTTGATAAAATTGAAAAGTTCGCGTTTGACCCAACGTTCCAGAAAATTTTCTTCCCGATACTTTTTGTGGGCTTTGGCATATTGGCCGCACTGTGGCCGTTTCACACCTGGTCGCCGGACGGACACGCCTCCGCGCCCACGGCAGTTTCCATGCTGCACGCGGGAGTCCTTATGAAACTGGGGGCATACGGGTGTCTTATAATTCCTGTCTGGCTGTTTCCGATAGGCGCAAAGTTCTGGCTGCCTGTTGTGGCTTTAATGACGCTTGTTAATATCGTGTACGGCTCCTTCGGCGCTGTAAAACAGACGGATTTAAAATACATTGTCGCTTATTCCAGCGTAAGCCATATGGGTGTAGTGCTTTTAGGTATTGCCGGAATGAATTCGGTGGCGTTAAGCGGCGCAGTTTTTCAGATGGTATCTCACGGTATCATGACGGGGCTGTTTTTCGGATTAATAGGCATGACATATGGAAGGACGCATACAAGGGATATTCATAAAATGCACGGGCTTGCCAAAGTAATGCCTGTGCTTGCTGTATTCTTTGCCATGACAGGGCTGTGCTCGCTTGGGCTTCCGGGGCTGTCCGGTTTTGTGGCGGAACTGACAA is a genomic window containing:
- a CDS encoding NADH-quinone oxidoreductase subunit M, with product MAEFLGTIPFLTIIYLMPLCAVIALFFIPGSNHKAVKIVSLVFSVISFIFSVILFISYDYKKGGLQFVERMDWIPSIGVNYFMGVNGINVALVLLTGIIITAGILASWDLNNRPKEFFILLLTLTTGVYGVFMTYNLFLFFFFYEIAVLPMYLLIGIWGTGDKEYAAMKLTLYLLVGSALILAGLLGIYFATGMHTFDFDKIEKFAFDPTFQKIFFPILFVGFGILAALWPFHTWSPDGHASAPTAVSMLHAGVLMKLGAYGCLIIPVWLFPIGAKFWLPVVALMTLVNIVYGSFGAVKQTDLKYIVAYSSVSHMGVVLLGIAGMNSVALSGAVFQMVSHGIMTGLFFGLIGMTYGRTHTRDIHKMHGLAKVMPVLAVFFAMTGLCSLGLPGLSGFVAELTTFVGVYKTFPLLTIISVISIVVTAFYVLRVVQIVFLGPIDAEYKDLKDAKFTEIASLSILMFFIVLFGVYPFYMMELIHSSVLPIAAKIGGM